A genomic window from Longimicrobiaceae bacterium includes:
- a CDS encoding VOC family protein: MSELRTQGFHHVTMVSADARRTLEFYRNTLGLGLVKKTVNFDDPGAYHLYFVDAAGTPGTILTFFEWPHAPRGAPGVGGVHHLALGVETEEALLRWKRRLTDRGVPVNGPFDRTWFSSLYFTDPDGQILEIATRGPGYALDEPADALGARIVHPGTERLAGHRDEAAIHERTWPEPVPVITPDMALTGIHHVSGITDDVERAHDFYEGALGLRIVKRTFNQDSPTMPHWFWASYDGERVAPHSSMTLFGIPNGKPARGGVGQTHHVAFRARDDEEQRAWREHLLELGAQVSPVVERTYFRSIYFRAPDGLLLEIATDGPGFLVDEEAAELGTNLRLPASLETEREEIEAGLAPLG, translated from the coding sequence ATGAGCGAGCTGAGGACGCAGGGCTTTCACCACGTGACGATGGTGTCGGCGGACGCGCGGCGGACGCTGGAATTCTACCGGAACACGCTCGGTCTGGGGCTGGTGAAGAAGACCGTCAACTTCGACGATCCGGGGGCGTACCACCTGTACTTCGTGGACGCGGCCGGCACGCCGGGGACGATCCTGACCTTCTTCGAGTGGCCGCATGCGCCGCGCGGCGCGCCGGGGGTGGGCGGGGTGCACCACCTGGCCCTGGGGGTGGAGACGGAGGAGGCGCTGCTCAGGTGGAAGCGCCGGCTCACCGACCGCGGCGTCCCGGTGAACGGCCCGTTCGACCGGACCTGGTTCTCGAGCCTGTACTTCACCGATCCCGACGGGCAGATCCTGGAGATCGCCACGCGCGGGCCGGGGTACGCGCTCGACGAGCCGGCGGACGCCCTGGGCGCGCGCATCGTCCACCCCGGCACGGAGCGGCTCGCCGGACACCGCGACGAGGCGGCCATCCACGAGCGCACCTGGCCGGAGCCGGTCCCCGTGATCACGCCGGACATGGCGCTCACCGGGATCCACCACGTCAGCGGGATCACCGACGACGTGGAGCGGGCGCACGACTTCTACGAGGGCGCGCTGGGCCTCCGCATCGTCAAGCGCACCTTCAACCAGGACTCGCCCACCATGCCGCACTGGTTCTGGGCGAGCTACGACGGGGAGCGGGTGGCGCCGCACAGCTCCATGACGCTGTTCGGCATCCCCAACGGGAAGCCCGCCCGCGGCGGGGTGGGCCAGACGCACCACGTGGCCTTCCGCGCGCGGGACGACGAGGAGCAGCGGGCCTGGCGGGAGCACCTGCTGGAGCTGGGGGCACAGGTCTCGCCGGTGGTGGAGCGCACCTACTTCCGCAGCATCTACTTCCGCGCGCCGGACGGGCTGCTGCTGGAGATCGCCACCGACGGACCCGGCTTCCTGGTGGACGAGGAGGCGGCGGAGCTGGGGACGAACCTGCGGCTCCCCGCGTCGCTGGAGACGGAGCGGGAGGAGATCGAGGCCGGTCTTGCCCCGCTCGGCTGA
- a CDS encoding alpha/beta hydrolase-fold protein, whose product MLHFEHRVPADARDGAPLLVLLHGRGSDERDLMGLVPHLPAGLIVVSPRAPFAGAPWGYGPGWAWYRFLGGTRPEPASFEESQRALGDFLRELPERLPVKPGPLTLGGFSQGGTMSLAHALRDPGTVPAVLNFSGFLADHPSVSATPETVRGTRIFWGHGTDDPAIPWEYARQGRAALEAAGADLEARDYRIGHWIDPQELTDAARWAGWEE is encoded by the coding sequence ATGCTGCACTTCGAGCACCGCGTGCCGGCGGACGCACGCGACGGCGCCCCGCTGCTGGTGCTGCTGCACGGACGGGGGAGCGACGAGCGGGACCTGATGGGGCTGGTGCCGCACCTCCCCGCGGGGCTGATCGTGGTCTCCCCGCGCGCTCCCTTCGCGGGGGCGCCGTGGGGGTACGGCCCCGGGTGGGCGTGGTACCGCTTCCTGGGCGGCACCCGCCCGGAGCCGGCGAGCTTCGAGGAGAGCCAGCGCGCCCTGGGCGACTTCCTCCGGGAGCTGCCGGAGCGGCTCCCGGTGAAGCCCGGCCCGCTGACCCTGGGCGGCTTCTCCCAGGGAGGGACGATGAGCCTCGCGCACGCGCTCCGGGACCCCGGCACCGTCCCCGCGGTGCTCAACTTCAGCGGCTTCCTGGCCGACCACCCCTCCGTGTCCGCCACGCCGGAGACGGTGCGCGGCACCCGCATCTTCTGGGGCCACGGGACCGACGACCCCGCGATCCCCTGGGAGTACGCCCGCCAGGGCCGGGCCGCGCTCGAAGCCGCCGGCGCCGACCTGGAGGCCCGCGACTACCGCATCGGCCACTGGATCGACCCGCAGGAGCTCACGGACGCGGCGAGGTGGGCCGGCTGGGAGGAGTAG
- the fadI gene encoding acetyl-CoA C-acyltransferase FadI translates to MNGNGRRVAIVEGCRTPFARSGTVFRDLSAIELGKVAVRELISRADLDVGEIDHVIYGTVVQSVQEPNIAREVTLGSGIPASVPSFTVARACASSNQAITSGAEHIMIGHADVVVAGGAESLTDVPILFSPEMRNAMVRASKARSLPERLQAFRAIRPKHLAPITPAIAEPTTGQTMGESAEKMAQENGITREEQDRWALRSHQLAAAATADGRLTAEIAPVYVPPKFDEVVATDNGIRADTSLEKLSNLKPVFDRKYGTITAGNASPLTDGASAVLLMSEEKAKALGYEPLGYIRSYAYASLSPADQLLQGPVYAAPVALERAGLSMQDIDLLEVHEAFASQVLSNFQWWDSDKVARKRLGRDKAIGLPPEDRINVMGGSIAIGHPFGATGGRVTVTLLNELKRRGGQFGMLSVCAAGAMGFVMVVERE, encoded by the coding sequence ATGAACGGAAACGGGCGCAGGGTCGCCATCGTGGAGGGGTGCCGGACCCCCTTCGCCAGGTCGGGGACGGTGTTCCGGGACCTTTCGGCGATCGAGCTGGGGAAGGTGGCCGTGCGCGAGCTCATCTCGCGGGCCGACCTGGACGTGGGCGAGATCGACCACGTGATCTACGGCACGGTGGTGCAGTCGGTCCAGGAGCCGAACATCGCGCGGGAGGTGACGCTGGGGTCGGGGATCCCGGCGTCGGTGCCGTCGTTCACGGTGGCGCGGGCGTGCGCCTCGTCCAACCAGGCGATCACCTCCGGGGCCGAGCACATCATGATCGGCCACGCGGACGTGGTGGTGGCCGGCGGGGCCGAGTCGCTCACGGACGTGCCGATCCTCTTCTCCCCGGAGATGCGGAACGCGATGGTGCGCGCCTCCAAGGCCCGCTCGCTCCCGGAGCGGCTGCAGGCGTTCCGCGCCATCCGCCCCAAGCACCTGGCCCCCATCACCCCGGCCATCGCGGAGCCCACCACCGGGCAGACCATGGGCGAGTCGGCGGAGAAGATGGCGCAGGAGAACGGGATCACGCGGGAGGAGCAGGACCGCTGGGCGCTCCGCTCGCACCAGCTCGCCGCCGCGGCCACGGCGGACGGGCGGCTCACGGCGGAGATCGCCCCGGTGTACGTCCCGCCGAAGTTCGACGAGGTGGTCGCCACCGACAACGGCATCCGGGCGGACACCTCGCTCGAGAAGCTCTCCAACCTCAAGCCGGTGTTCGACCGGAAGTACGGGACCATCACCGCCGGCAACGCCTCGCCGCTCACCGACGGCGCCTCGGCGGTGCTGCTGATGAGCGAGGAGAAGGCCAAGGCGCTGGGATACGAGCCGCTGGGCTACATCCGCTCGTACGCCTACGCCTCGCTCTCCCCCGCCGACCAGCTTCTACAGGGCCCGGTGTACGCCGCCCCCGTGGCGCTGGAGCGGGCGGGGCTCTCCATGCAGGACATCGACCTGCTGGAGGTGCACGAGGCGTTCGCGTCGCAGGTGCTCTCCAACTTCCAGTGGTGGGACTCCGACAAGGTCGCCCGCAAGCGCCTGGGCCGCGACAAGGCCATCGGCCTCCCCCCGGAGGACCGCATCAACGTGATGGGCGGTTCCATCGCCATCGGCCACCCGTTCGGCGCCACGGGCGGCCGCGTCACCGTGACGCTGCTCAACGAGCTGAAGCGCCGCGGCGGCCAGTTCGGGATGCTCTCCGTCTGCGCGGCCGGGGCGATGGGGTTCGTGATGGTGGTGGAGCGGGAGTAG